In Rattus norvegicus strain BN/NHsdMcwi chromosome 1, GRCr8, whole genome shotgun sequence, a genomic segment contains:
- the Adam8 gene encoding disintegrin and metalloproteinase domain-containing protein 8 isoform X7 — protein sequence MLGLWLLSILWTPAVAPGPPLPHVKQYEVVWPRRLAASRSRRSLPSQWGLYPESLSYALGTSEQVFTLHLRKNRDLLGSSYTETYSAANGSEVKEQLHEQDHCLYQGHVEGYEGSAASISTCAGLSGFFRVGSTVHLIEPLDADEEGQHAVYQAKHLEQKAGTCGVSETSLDKLGPRTLEIYRAQPGNWLKPREIRYVELYVVADSQEFQKLGTREAVRQRVLEVVNHVDKLYRELSFRVVLVGLEIWNKDKFYISRYANVTLENFLSWREQNLLGRHPHDNVQLITGVDFIGTTVGLAKVSALCSRHSGAVNQDHTRSAIGVASTMAHELGHNLGMNHDENIPGCYCPIPREGGGCIMTESIGSKFPKTFSRCSQVDLESFVTNHQTGCLTNVPDVNRFVGGPVCGNLFVERGEQCDCGTPQDCQNPCCNATTCQLAKGAECAHGACCHECKVKPAGELCRPMKDKCDLEEFCDGQKPTCPEDAFQQNGTPCPGGYCFDGSCPTLAQQCQALWGPGARAASDSCFAFSIPQGCYGSMYPSRINRCGVLFCEGGQKPLERSSCTFSSHHGLCQALQTDSNTNTYEFVLQGTKCEEGKVCMDGNCQDLRVYRSENCSAKCNNHGVCNHKRECHCHAGWAPPYCAQLLADVPASESLPVSVVVVLVILVAAVVIGAGIVIYRKAPKQIQRRSVAPKPTSGLSNPLFYTGDSSLPAKSRPPDPPEMVSTNQPPRPIVKPKRPPPAPPGAMSSPPLPVPVYAPKAPNQLRPDPPTKPLPKLKPKQVKPTFAPPTPPVKPGTGGTVPGVTQGAGGSKVALKVPIQKR from the exons GGCTTGTACCCAGAGAGTCTGAGCTATGCTCTTGGGACCAGTGAGCAAGTTTTCACCCTGCACCTTCGAAAGAACAG GGACTTGCTGGGCTCAAGCTACACAGAGACCTACTCAGCTGCCAATGGCTCTGAGGTGAAGGAGCAGCTGCACGAGCAG GACCATTGCCTCTACCAGGGCCATGTGGAAGGGTATGAGGGCTCAGCTGCCAGTATTAGCACCTGTGCCGGCCTCAG CGGCTTTTTCCGAGTCGGGTCCACTGTCCACTTGATTGAGCCTCTGGATGCTGACGAAGAGGGGCAGCATGCAGTGTACCAGGCAAAGCATCTGGAACAGAAGGCTGGGACCTGTGGGGTCAGCGAAACCAGCCTGGATAAACTAGGGCCTCGGACCTTAGAAATCTACAGGGCTCAGCCCGGG AACTGGCTAAAACCTAGAGAAATCCGCTATGTGGAGTTGTATGTGGTTGCAGACAGCCAAGAG TTCCAGAAGCTGGGGACCAGAGAGGCTGTGCGTCAGCGAGTGCTGGAGGTTGTAAACCATGTGGACAAG CTTTATCGGGAACTCAGTTTCCGAGTTGTCCTAGTGGGCCTGGAGATCTGGAACAAGGACAAATTCTACATCAGCCGTTATGCCAATGTCACACTGGAGAACTTCTTGTCCTGGAGGGAGCAGAACTTGCTAGGGCGGCACCCACATGACAATGTGCAACTTATCAC GGGGGTTGATTTCATTGGGACCACTGTTGGACTGGCTAAGGTATCTGCCCTGTGTTCCCGTCACTCAGGAGCTGTGAATCAG GACCACACCAGGAGCGCCATTGGTGTAGCATCTACCATGGCCCATGAGCTGGGCCACAACCTGGGCATGAACCATGATGAAAACATTCCAGGATGCTACTGTCCTATACCACGTGAGGGTGGTGGCTGCATCATGACTGAAAGCATTGG CTCCAAGTTCCCCAAGACATTCAGCAGGTGCAGCCAGGTTGACCTAGAGTCATTCGTGACAAATCACCAGACAGGCTGCCTGACCAATGTTCCAGATGTCAACCGGTTCGTGGGTGGCCCTGTGTGTGGAAACCTATTTGTGGAACGTGGAGAGCAGTGTGACTGTGGTACACCTCAG GATTGTCAAAACCCCTGCTGCAATGCCACCACTTGCCAGCTGGCCAAGGGGGCAGAGTGTGCCCATGGTGCCTGTTGTCATGAATGCAAG GTGAAGCCAGCTGGTGAGCTGTGTCGTCCTATGAAGGACAAATGTGACCTGGAGGAGTTCTGTGATGGCCAGAAGCCAACATGTCCTGAAGATGCCTTCCAACAGAATGGTACCCCCTGTCCAGGGGGCTACTGCTTTGACGGGAGCTGCCCCACACTGGCACAGCAGTGCCAGGCTCTGTGGGGGCCAG GTGCCCGGGCAGCATCCGACTCCTGCTTTGCCTTTAGCATTCCTCAGGGCTGCTATGGGAGTATGTACCCTAGCAG GATCAACCGATGTGGGGTGCTGTTCTGTGAGGGAGGCCAGAAACCTCTTGAACGTTCCTCCTGCACTTTCTCTTCCCACCATGGACTCTGCCAAGCTCTCCAGACTGACAGCAACACTAACACCTACGAGTTCGTACTCCAGGGCACCAAGTGTGAGGAGGGAAAG GTTTGCATGGATGGAAACTGCCAGGACCTCCGTGTATACAGATCTGAAAATTGCTCTGCTAAATGCAACAACCATGGG GTTTGCAACCACAAGAGGGAGTGCCACTGTCACGCGGGCTGGGCCCCACCCTACTGTGCACAGCTGCTGGCAGATGTACCAG CATCCGAGAGCCTCCCAGTCAGTGTGGTTGTGGTCTTGGTGATCCTGGTGGCTGCCGTGGTCATCGGGGCAGGCATCGTCATCTACCGAAAGGCCCCAAAACAAATCCAGAGGAG GAGTGTGGCACCCAAGCCTACCTCAGGGCTCTCCAACCCCCTATTCTACACAGGGGACAGCAGCCTGCCAGCTAAGAGCAGGCCTCCAGACCCTCCTGAGATGGTTTCTACCAACCAACCCCCAAGACCTATAGTGAAACCAAAGAGGCCTCCCCCTGCA CCTCCAGGTGCCATGTCCAGTCCACCGCTCCCAGTTCCTGTTTATGCCCCAAAGGCACCAAACCAG CTTAGACCTGATCCTCCCACCAAGCCTCTCCCAAAGCTAAAACCCAAGCAG GTCAAGCCAACCTTTGCACCCCCAACACCACCAGTCAAGCCTGGGACCGGAGGGACTGTGCCTGGAGTGACTCAG GGAGCTGGTGGGTCAAAGGTTGCTCTGAAGGTCCCCATCCAGAAAAGGTGA
- the Adam8 gene encoding disintegrin and metalloproteinase domain-containing protein 8 isoform X6: MLGLWLLSILWTPAVAPGPPLPHVKQYEVVWPRRLAASRSRRSLPSQWGLYPESLSYALGTSEQVFTLHLRKNRDLLGSSYTETYSAANGSEVKEQLHEQDHCLYQGHVEGYEGSAASISTCAGLSGFFRVGSTVHLIEPLDADEEGQHAVYQAKHLEQKAGTCGVSETSLDKLGPRTLEIYRAQPGNWLKPREIRYVELYVVADSQEFQKLGTREAVRQRVLEVVNHVDKLYRELSFRVVLVGLEIWNKDKFYISRYANVTLENFLSWREQNLLGRHPHDNVQLITGVDFIGTTVGLAKVSALCSRHSGAVNQDHTRSAIGVASTMAHELGHNLGMNHDENIPGCYCPIPREGGGCIMTESIGSKFPKTFSRCSQVDLESFVTNHQTGCLTNVPDVNRFVGGPVCGNLFVERGEQCDCGTPQDCQNPCCNATTCQLAKGAECAHGACCHECKVKPAGELCRPMKDKCDLEEFCDGQKPTCPEDAFQQNGTPCPGGYCFDGSCPTLAQQCQALWGPGARAASDSCFAFSIPQGCYGSMYPSRINRCGVLFCEGGQKPLERSSCTFSSHHGLCQALQTDSNTNTYEFVLQGTKCEEGKVCMDGNCQDLRVYRSENCSAKCNNHGVCNHKRECHCHAGWAPPYCAQLLADVPASESLPVSVVVVLVILVAAVVIGAGIVIYRKAPKQIQRRSVAPKPTSGLSNPLFYTGDSSLPAKSRPPDPPEMVSTNQPPRPIVKPKRPPPAPPGAMSSPPLPVPVYAPKAPNQLRPDPPTKPLPKLKPKQVKPTFAPPTPPVKPGTGGTVPGVTQQGAGGSKVALKVPIQKR, translated from the exons GGCTTGTACCCAGAGAGTCTGAGCTATGCTCTTGGGACCAGTGAGCAAGTTTTCACCCTGCACCTTCGAAAGAACAG GGACTTGCTGGGCTCAAGCTACACAGAGACCTACTCAGCTGCCAATGGCTCTGAGGTGAAGGAGCAGCTGCACGAGCAG GACCATTGCCTCTACCAGGGCCATGTGGAAGGGTATGAGGGCTCAGCTGCCAGTATTAGCACCTGTGCCGGCCTCAG CGGCTTTTTCCGAGTCGGGTCCACTGTCCACTTGATTGAGCCTCTGGATGCTGACGAAGAGGGGCAGCATGCAGTGTACCAGGCAAAGCATCTGGAACAGAAGGCTGGGACCTGTGGGGTCAGCGAAACCAGCCTGGATAAACTAGGGCCTCGGACCTTAGAAATCTACAGGGCTCAGCCCGGG AACTGGCTAAAACCTAGAGAAATCCGCTATGTGGAGTTGTATGTGGTTGCAGACAGCCAAGAG TTCCAGAAGCTGGGGACCAGAGAGGCTGTGCGTCAGCGAGTGCTGGAGGTTGTAAACCATGTGGACAAG CTTTATCGGGAACTCAGTTTCCGAGTTGTCCTAGTGGGCCTGGAGATCTGGAACAAGGACAAATTCTACATCAGCCGTTATGCCAATGTCACACTGGAGAACTTCTTGTCCTGGAGGGAGCAGAACTTGCTAGGGCGGCACCCACATGACAATGTGCAACTTATCAC GGGGGTTGATTTCATTGGGACCACTGTTGGACTGGCTAAGGTATCTGCCCTGTGTTCCCGTCACTCAGGAGCTGTGAATCAG GACCACACCAGGAGCGCCATTGGTGTAGCATCTACCATGGCCCATGAGCTGGGCCACAACCTGGGCATGAACCATGATGAAAACATTCCAGGATGCTACTGTCCTATACCACGTGAGGGTGGTGGCTGCATCATGACTGAAAGCATTGG CTCCAAGTTCCCCAAGACATTCAGCAGGTGCAGCCAGGTTGACCTAGAGTCATTCGTGACAAATCACCAGACAGGCTGCCTGACCAATGTTCCAGATGTCAACCGGTTCGTGGGTGGCCCTGTGTGTGGAAACCTATTTGTGGAACGTGGAGAGCAGTGTGACTGTGGTACACCTCAG GATTGTCAAAACCCCTGCTGCAATGCCACCACTTGCCAGCTGGCCAAGGGGGCAGAGTGTGCCCATGGTGCCTGTTGTCATGAATGCAAG GTGAAGCCAGCTGGTGAGCTGTGTCGTCCTATGAAGGACAAATGTGACCTGGAGGAGTTCTGTGATGGCCAGAAGCCAACATGTCCTGAAGATGCCTTCCAACAGAATGGTACCCCCTGTCCAGGGGGCTACTGCTTTGACGGGAGCTGCCCCACACTGGCACAGCAGTGCCAGGCTCTGTGGGGGCCAG GTGCCCGGGCAGCATCCGACTCCTGCTTTGCCTTTAGCATTCCTCAGGGCTGCTATGGGAGTATGTACCCTAGCAG GATCAACCGATGTGGGGTGCTGTTCTGTGAGGGAGGCCAGAAACCTCTTGAACGTTCCTCCTGCACTTTCTCTTCCCACCATGGACTCTGCCAAGCTCTCCAGACTGACAGCAACACTAACACCTACGAGTTCGTACTCCAGGGCACCAAGTGTGAGGAGGGAAAG GTTTGCATGGATGGAAACTGCCAGGACCTCCGTGTATACAGATCTGAAAATTGCTCTGCTAAATGCAACAACCATGGG GTTTGCAACCACAAGAGGGAGTGCCACTGTCACGCGGGCTGGGCCCCACCCTACTGTGCACAGCTGCTGGCAGATGTACCAG CATCCGAGAGCCTCCCAGTCAGTGTGGTTGTGGTCTTGGTGATCCTGGTGGCTGCCGTGGTCATCGGGGCAGGCATCGTCATCTACCGAAAGGCCCCAAAACAAATCCAGAGGAG GAGTGTGGCACCCAAGCCTACCTCAGGGCTCTCCAACCCCCTATTCTACACAGGGGACAGCAGCCTGCCAGCTAAGAGCAGGCCTCCAGACCCTCCTGAGATGGTTTCTACCAACCAACCCCCAAGACCTATAGTGAAACCAAAGAGGCCTCCCCCTGCA CCTCCAGGTGCCATGTCCAGTCCACCGCTCCCAGTTCCTGTTTATGCCCCAAAGGCACCAAACCAG CTTAGACCTGATCCTCCCACCAAGCCTCTCCCAAAGCTAAAACCCAAGCAG GTCAAGCCAACCTTTGCACCCCCAACACCACCAGTCAAGCCTGGGACCGGAGGGACTGTGCCTGGAGTGACTCAG cAGGGAGCTGGTGGGTCAAAGGTTGCTCTGAAGGTCCCCATCCAGAAAAGGTGA
- the Adam8 gene encoding disintegrin and metalloproteinase domain-containing protein 8 isoform X4, protein MLGLWLLSILWTPAVAPGPPLPHVKQYEVVWPRRLAASRSRRSLPSQWGLYPESLSYALGTSEQVFTLHLRKNRDLLGSSYTETYSAANGSEVKEQLHEQDHCLYQGHVEGYEGSAASISTCAGLSGFFRVGSTVHLIEPLDADEEGQHAVYQAKHLEQKAGTCGVSETSLDKLGPRTLEIYRAQPGNWLKPREIRYVELYVVADSQEFQKLGTREAVRQRVLEVVNHVDKLYRELSFRVVLVGLEIWNKDKFYISRYANVTLENFLSWREQNLLGRHPHDNVQLITGVDFIGTTVGLAKVSALCSRHSGAVNQDHTRSAIGVASTMAHELGHNLGMNHDENIPGCYCPIPREGGGCIMTESIGSKFPKTFSRCSQVDLESFVTNHQTGCLTNVPDVNRFVGGPVCGNLFVERGEQCDCGTPQDCQNPCCNATTCQLAKGAECAHGACCHECKVKPAGELCRPMKDKCDLEEFCDGQKPTCPEDAFQQNGTPCPGGYCFDGSCPTLAQQCQALWGPGARAASDSCFAFSIPQGCYGSMYPSRINRCGVLFCEGGQKPLERSSCTFSSHHGLCQALQTDSNTNTYEFVLQGTKCEEGKVCMDGNCQDLRVYRSENCSAKCNNHGVCNHKRECHCHAGWAPPYCAQLLADVPVVTESAAVHSTTASGNWRGLNSGTVGLGLATTTSSNPLLESQKSWSSESLPVSVVVVLVILVAAVVIGAGIVIYRKAPKQIQRRSVAPKPTSGLSNPLFYTGDSSLPAKSRPPDPPEMVSTNQPPRPIVKPKRPPPAPPGAMSSPPLPVPVYAPKAPNQVKPTFAPPTPPVKPGTGGTVPGVTQGAGGSKVALKVPIQKR, encoded by the exons GGCTTGTACCCAGAGAGTCTGAGCTATGCTCTTGGGACCAGTGAGCAAGTTTTCACCCTGCACCTTCGAAAGAACAG GGACTTGCTGGGCTCAAGCTACACAGAGACCTACTCAGCTGCCAATGGCTCTGAGGTGAAGGAGCAGCTGCACGAGCAG GACCATTGCCTCTACCAGGGCCATGTGGAAGGGTATGAGGGCTCAGCTGCCAGTATTAGCACCTGTGCCGGCCTCAG CGGCTTTTTCCGAGTCGGGTCCACTGTCCACTTGATTGAGCCTCTGGATGCTGACGAAGAGGGGCAGCATGCAGTGTACCAGGCAAAGCATCTGGAACAGAAGGCTGGGACCTGTGGGGTCAGCGAAACCAGCCTGGATAAACTAGGGCCTCGGACCTTAGAAATCTACAGGGCTCAGCCCGGG AACTGGCTAAAACCTAGAGAAATCCGCTATGTGGAGTTGTATGTGGTTGCAGACAGCCAAGAG TTCCAGAAGCTGGGGACCAGAGAGGCTGTGCGTCAGCGAGTGCTGGAGGTTGTAAACCATGTGGACAAG CTTTATCGGGAACTCAGTTTCCGAGTTGTCCTAGTGGGCCTGGAGATCTGGAACAAGGACAAATTCTACATCAGCCGTTATGCCAATGTCACACTGGAGAACTTCTTGTCCTGGAGGGAGCAGAACTTGCTAGGGCGGCACCCACATGACAATGTGCAACTTATCAC GGGGGTTGATTTCATTGGGACCACTGTTGGACTGGCTAAGGTATCTGCCCTGTGTTCCCGTCACTCAGGAGCTGTGAATCAG GACCACACCAGGAGCGCCATTGGTGTAGCATCTACCATGGCCCATGAGCTGGGCCACAACCTGGGCATGAACCATGATGAAAACATTCCAGGATGCTACTGTCCTATACCACGTGAGGGTGGTGGCTGCATCATGACTGAAAGCATTGG CTCCAAGTTCCCCAAGACATTCAGCAGGTGCAGCCAGGTTGACCTAGAGTCATTCGTGACAAATCACCAGACAGGCTGCCTGACCAATGTTCCAGATGTCAACCGGTTCGTGGGTGGCCCTGTGTGTGGAAACCTATTTGTGGAACGTGGAGAGCAGTGTGACTGTGGTACACCTCAG GATTGTCAAAACCCCTGCTGCAATGCCACCACTTGCCAGCTGGCCAAGGGGGCAGAGTGTGCCCATGGTGCCTGTTGTCATGAATGCAAG GTGAAGCCAGCTGGTGAGCTGTGTCGTCCTATGAAGGACAAATGTGACCTGGAGGAGTTCTGTGATGGCCAGAAGCCAACATGTCCTGAAGATGCCTTCCAACAGAATGGTACCCCCTGTCCAGGGGGCTACTGCTTTGACGGGAGCTGCCCCACACTGGCACAGCAGTGCCAGGCTCTGTGGGGGCCAG GTGCCCGGGCAGCATCCGACTCCTGCTTTGCCTTTAGCATTCCTCAGGGCTGCTATGGGAGTATGTACCCTAGCAG GATCAACCGATGTGGGGTGCTGTTCTGTGAGGGAGGCCAGAAACCTCTTGAACGTTCCTCCTGCACTTTCTCTTCCCACCATGGACTCTGCCAAGCTCTCCAGACTGACAGCAACACTAACACCTACGAGTTCGTACTCCAGGGCACCAAGTGTGAGGAGGGAAAG GTTTGCATGGATGGAAACTGCCAGGACCTCCGTGTATACAGATCTGAAAATTGCTCTGCTAAATGCAACAACCATGGG GTTTGCAACCACAAGAGGGAGTGCCACTGTCACGCGGGCTGGGCCCCACCCTACTGTGCACAGCTGCTGGCAGATGTACCAG TGGTCACTGAGTCTGCAGCTGTCCACAGCACCACAGCCTCGGGGAACTGGCGGGGCCTCAACAGTGGCACTGTGGGGCTGGGACTCGCCACTACCACGTCTTCTAACCCACTGCTGGAGAGCCAGAAGAGCTGGT CATCCGAGAGCCTCCCAGTCAGTGTGGTTGTGGTCTTGGTGATCCTGGTGGCTGCCGTGGTCATCGGGGCAGGCATCGTCATCTACCGAAAGGCCCCAAAACAAATCCAGAGGAG GAGTGTGGCACCCAAGCCTACCTCAGGGCTCTCCAACCCCCTATTCTACACAGGGGACAGCAGCCTGCCAGCTAAGAGCAGGCCTCCAGACCCTCCTGAGATGGTTTCTACCAACCAACCCCCAAGACCTATAGTGAAACCAAAGAGGCCTCCCCCTGCA CCTCCAGGTGCCATGTCCAGTCCACCGCTCCCAGTTCCTGTTTATGCCCCAAAGGCACCAAACCAG GTCAAGCCAACCTTTGCACCCCCAACACCACCAGTCAAGCCTGGGACCGGAGGGACTGTGCCTGGAGTGACTCAG GGAGCTGGTGGGTCAAAGGTTGCTCTGAAGGTCCCCATCCAGAAAAGGTGA
- the Adam8 gene encoding disintegrin and metalloproteinase domain-containing protein 8 isoform X3, protein MLGLWLLSILWTPAVAPGPPLPHVKQYEVVWPRRLAASRSRRSLPSQWGLYPESLSYALGTSEQVFTLHLRKNRDLLGSSYTETYSAANGSEVKEQLHEQDHCLYQGHVEGYEGSAASISTCAGLSGFFRVGSTVHLIEPLDADEEGQHAVYQAKHLEQKAGTCGVSETSLDKLGPRTLEIYRAQPGNWLKPREIRYVELYVVADSQEFQKLGTREAVRQRVLEVVNHVDKLYRELSFRVVLVGLEIWNKDKFYISRYANVTLENFLSWREQNLLGRHPHDNVQLITGVDFIGTTVGLAKVSALCSRHSGAVNQDHTRSAIGVASTMAHELGHNLGMNHDENIPGCYCPIPREGGGCIMTESIGSKFPKTFSRCSQVDLESFVTNHQTGCLTNVPDVNRFVGGPVCGNLFVERGEQCDCGTPQDCQNPCCNATTCQLAKGAECAHGACCHECKVKPAGELCRPMKDKCDLEEFCDGQKPTCPEDAFQQNGTPCPGGYCFDGSCPTLAQQCQALWGPGARAASDSCFAFSIPQGCYGSMYPSRINRCGVLFCEGGQKPLERSSCTFSSHHGLCQALQTDSNTNTYEFVLQGTKCEEGKVCMDGNCQDLRVYRSENCSAKCNNHGVCNHKRECHCHAGWAPPYCAQLLADVPVVTESAAVHSTTASGNWRGLNSGTVGLGLATTTSSNPLLESQKSWSSESLPVSVVVVLVILVAAVVIGAGIVIYRKAPKQIQRRSVAPKPTSGLSNPLFYTGDSSLPAKSRPPDPPEMVSTNQPPRPIVKPKRPPPAPPGAMSSPPLPVPVYAPKAPNQVKPTFAPPTPPVKPGTGGTVPGVTQQGAGGSKVALKVPIQKR, encoded by the exons GGCTTGTACCCAGAGAGTCTGAGCTATGCTCTTGGGACCAGTGAGCAAGTTTTCACCCTGCACCTTCGAAAGAACAG GGACTTGCTGGGCTCAAGCTACACAGAGACCTACTCAGCTGCCAATGGCTCTGAGGTGAAGGAGCAGCTGCACGAGCAG GACCATTGCCTCTACCAGGGCCATGTGGAAGGGTATGAGGGCTCAGCTGCCAGTATTAGCACCTGTGCCGGCCTCAG CGGCTTTTTCCGAGTCGGGTCCACTGTCCACTTGATTGAGCCTCTGGATGCTGACGAAGAGGGGCAGCATGCAGTGTACCAGGCAAAGCATCTGGAACAGAAGGCTGGGACCTGTGGGGTCAGCGAAACCAGCCTGGATAAACTAGGGCCTCGGACCTTAGAAATCTACAGGGCTCAGCCCGGG AACTGGCTAAAACCTAGAGAAATCCGCTATGTGGAGTTGTATGTGGTTGCAGACAGCCAAGAG TTCCAGAAGCTGGGGACCAGAGAGGCTGTGCGTCAGCGAGTGCTGGAGGTTGTAAACCATGTGGACAAG CTTTATCGGGAACTCAGTTTCCGAGTTGTCCTAGTGGGCCTGGAGATCTGGAACAAGGACAAATTCTACATCAGCCGTTATGCCAATGTCACACTGGAGAACTTCTTGTCCTGGAGGGAGCAGAACTTGCTAGGGCGGCACCCACATGACAATGTGCAACTTATCAC GGGGGTTGATTTCATTGGGACCACTGTTGGACTGGCTAAGGTATCTGCCCTGTGTTCCCGTCACTCAGGAGCTGTGAATCAG GACCACACCAGGAGCGCCATTGGTGTAGCATCTACCATGGCCCATGAGCTGGGCCACAACCTGGGCATGAACCATGATGAAAACATTCCAGGATGCTACTGTCCTATACCACGTGAGGGTGGTGGCTGCATCATGACTGAAAGCATTGG CTCCAAGTTCCCCAAGACATTCAGCAGGTGCAGCCAGGTTGACCTAGAGTCATTCGTGACAAATCACCAGACAGGCTGCCTGACCAATGTTCCAGATGTCAACCGGTTCGTGGGTGGCCCTGTGTGTGGAAACCTATTTGTGGAACGTGGAGAGCAGTGTGACTGTGGTACACCTCAG GATTGTCAAAACCCCTGCTGCAATGCCACCACTTGCCAGCTGGCCAAGGGGGCAGAGTGTGCCCATGGTGCCTGTTGTCATGAATGCAAG GTGAAGCCAGCTGGTGAGCTGTGTCGTCCTATGAAGGACAAATGTGACCTGGAGGAGTTCTGTGATGGCCAGAAGCCAACATGTCCTGAAGATGCCTTCCAACAGAATGGTACCCCCTGTCCAGGGGGCTACTGCTTTGACGGGAGCTGCCCCACACTGGCACAGCAGTGCCAGGCTCTGTGGGGGCCAG GTGCCCGGGCAGCATCCGACTCCTGCTTTGCCTTTAGCATTCCTCAGGGCTGCTATGGGAGTATGTACCCTAGCAG GATCAACCGATGTGGGGTGCTGTTCTGTGAGGGAGGCCAGAAACCTCTTGAACGTTCCTCCTGCACTTTCTCTTCCCACCATGGACTCTGCCAAGCTCTCCAGACTGACAGCAACACTAACACCTACGAGTTCGTACTCCAGGGCACCAAGTGTGAGGAGGGAAAG GTTTGCATGGATGGAAACTGCCAGGACCTCCGTGTATACAGATCTGAAAATTGCTCTGCTAAATGCAACAACCATGGG GTTTGCAACCACAAGAGGGAGTGCCACTGTCACGCGGGCTGGGCCCCACCCTACTGTGCACAGCTGCTGGCAGATGTACCAG TGGTCACTGAGTCTGCAGCTGTCCACAGCACCACAGCCTCGGGGAACTGGCGGGGCCTCAACAGTGGCACTGTGGGGCTGGGACTCGCCACTACCACGTCTTCTAACCCACTGCTGGAGAGCCAGAAGAGCTGGT CATCCGAGAGCCTCCCAGTCAGTGTGGTTGTGGTCTTGGTGATCCTGGTGGCTGCCGTGGTCATCGGGGCAGGCATCGTCATCTACCGAAAGGCCCCAAAACAAATCCAGAGGAG GAGTGTGGCACCCAAGCCTACCTCAGGGCTCTCCAACCCCCTATTCTACACAGGGGACAGCAGCCTGCCAGCTAAGAGCAGGCCTCCAGACCCTCCTGAGATGGTTTCTACCAACCAACCCCCAAGACCTATAGTGAAACCAAAGAGGCCTCCCCCTGCA CCTCCAGGTGCCATGTCCAGTCCACCGCTCCCAGTTCCTGTTTATGCCCCAAAGGCACCAAACCAG GTCAAGCCAACCTTTGCACCCCCAACACCACCAGTCAAGCCTGGGACCGGAGGGACTGTGCCTGGAGTGACTCAG cAGGGAGCTGGTGGGTCAAAGGTTGCTCTGAAGGTCCCCATCCAGAAAAGGTGA